The following coding sequences are from one Nicotiana tabacum cultivar K326 chromosome 1, ASM71507v2, whole genome shotgun sequence window:
- the LOC107797860 gene encoding small ribosomal subunit protein cS22 has product MSTLSSFTISPTFLQNPTNRNRNRNRNRNPSIQLPNLSLKPQTALTFSRPRVCLSTRTNAVAEEETSVSTTDPSSEAARRLYIGNIPRTLTPDELRKIVEEHAAVEKAEVMYDKYSGRSRRFGFVTMTTVEDASAAVEKLNGTEIGGREIKVNITEKPLSSVGSSLLQSDDSKFVDSPHKVYVGNLAKNVTSESLKNFFSEKGNVLSAKVSRVPGTSKSSGYGFVSFSSEEDVEAAISSLNNALLDGQKIRVNKA; this is encoded by the exons ATGTCTACCCTTTCATCTTTCACCATATCCCCAACTTTCCTGCAAAACCCCacaaatagaaatagaaatagaaatagaaacagAAATCCCTCAATTCAACTTCCAAACTTGTCTCTTAAACCACAAACAGCGCTCACCTTCTCACGACCCAGAGTATGCTTATCCACGAGAACGAATGCCGTTGCGGAAGAAGAAACTTCAGTCTCTACAACGGACCCCTCTTCGGAAGCCGCCAGACGACTTTACATTGGTAACATTCCTCGCACACTAACACCCGATGAGCTCCGTAAAATCGTTGAAGAGCACGCCGCCGTCGAGAAGGCCGAG GTTATGTATGATAAGTACTCGGGAAGGAGTCGTAGATTTGGGTTTGTTACGATGACGACAGTTGAGGATGCAAGTGCTGCTGTTGAAAAGCTTAATGGCACT GAAATTGGAGGTCGTGAAATCAAAGTAAACATAACTGAAAAGCCATTATCTTCTGTGGGTTCATCACTTCTCCAATCGGATGATTCCAAATTTGTTGACAGTCCTCACAAAGTTTATGTTGGTAATCTTGCAAAAAATGTAACTTCAGAGTCGCTCAAGAACTTCTTTTCTGAGAAGGGAAATGTTTTAAGTGCAAAGGTTTCCCGGGTTCCAGGGACCTCAAAGTCTAGTGGATATGGTTTTGTTTCATTCTCTTCTGAAGAGGATGTGGAAGCTGCAATATCATCTCTAAACAATGCG CTGCTTGACGGACAGAAGATTCGTGTAAATAAAGCATAA